A single Bicyclus anynana chromosome 19, ilBicAnyn1.1, whole genome shotgun sequence DNA region contains:
- the LOC112045271 gene encoding integrin beta-nu isoform X2 produces MIQRPYMSIWDVVQNHTLQDISPDSPEAVVQIQPQKISFSLKPRETKIIKFSYRPAKNYPLDLYYLMDLTWSMKDDKETLVSLRDDLPILLKNLTDNFRLGFGSFAEKPIMPFISVDPRRLENPCAVEEEACEATYSYKHHLSLTNQVNEFIEKVNRSSVTANLDNAEAQLDALVQAITCDEQVGWSPHSRKIVILLSDGLMHTAGDGKLGGASMKNDEECHLDKNGYYSVAGIYDYPSIAQVYRLLDKYKVNVIFAVTEDVKSHYDSLHELLRDYTYVAKLERDSSNILKLVKLGYEDIVSVVNFEDDSVAGPVKVKYLTDCGVKGGSIDEATRCTGVKYGMTLNYEAHVSLESCPEYKKSKQTITISESQLGQDSLTLEVEIQCGCDCEGDSQQGILLRCSPNSHLVCGVCRCNKGWSGPKCDCSIEDEAASAALSSQCREPNVTRAILCSGFGECVCGQCECDAGSNGRYCQCKACPKSRVNNVECGGIERGVCVCGECACVNGWSGDSCDCTESTDTCVAPGSDDVCSGHGECVCGQCKCFKADQGTAYSGAFCETCANCVNPLCANAEPCILCHLNSSCTDICTIGNVNYTVSERMNEAPNINDTTCILRQEENSLNCEYRYTYRAAGKSMIAMEMVIIAKECTQPTSAMIMTNALIIMMCVIAIGVIIILGVKSAQVVSDRRAYAKFMQEAQESRKNMQELNPLYKSPISEFRLPESYPRDRHDL; encoded by the exons ATGATTCAGCGTCCATACATGTCGATATGGGATGTCGTTCAGAATCACACACTACAAGACATATCGCCGGACAGCCCCGAAGCAGTTGTGCAAATACAGCCGCAAAAAATTAGTTTCTCGTTAAAACCAC gtgAAACGAAAATAATCAAGTTTTCTTATAGACCAGCAAAGAATTACCCGTTAGACTTGTATTACTTGATGGATCTCACTTGGTCTATGAAGGACGACAAAGAGACTCTAGTGTCTCTGAGGGACGATCTCCCAATTTTGCTGAAGAACCTTACAGATAATTTTAG aTTAGGTTTTGGCAGTTTCGCGGAAAAGCCGATTATGCCATTCATTAGCGTGGATCCACGTCGATTGGAAAACCCTTGCGCCGTGGAAGAAGAGGCTTGCGAAGCCACTTACAGTTATAAGCACCATTTATCTCTGACTAATCAG GTAAATGAGTTTATAGAGAAAGTAAACAGAAGCTCAGTGACAGCCAACCTGGACAACGCGGAGGCGCAGTTAGATGCATTAGTGCAAGCTATCACCTGCGACGAGCAAGTTGGCTGGTCGCCGCATAGCAGGAAAATTGTCATACTGTTGTCGGATGGGTTGATGCATACTGCGGGAGACGGGAAGTTAG GTGGTGCTTCAATGAAAAACGACGAAGAATGCCATCTAGATAAAAACGGTTACTATTCCGTTGCCGGTATATACGATTATCCGTCCATAGCGCAAGTGTACCGACTGTTAGATAAGTACAAG GTAAACGTAATTTTCGCGGTCACAGAAGACGTGAAAAGCCATTACGACAGCTTGCACGAACTGCTAAGAGACTATACCTACGTCGCGAAACTTGAGAGAGACAGTTCGAATATACTGAAGCTAGTCAAGTTGGGATATGAAGACATCGTGAGCGTTGTCAACTTTGAAGACGACTCAGTCGCGGGCCCTGTAAAGGTTAAATACTTAACCGATTGCGGAGTGAAAGGAGGTTCCATTGATGAAGCAACACGTTGCACCGGCGTCAAGTATGGCATGACTCTTAATTACGAGGCCCATGTCAGTTTGGAATCTTGTCCGGAATACAAAAAG tcaAAACAAACGATCACAATATCAGAGAGTCAGTTGGGTCAGGACTCCCTGACCTTGGAGGTGGAGATCCAGTGCGGATGCGACTGTGAGGGCGACTCGCAGCAGGGCATCCTGCTCAGGTGCTCTCCCAACTCACACTTAGTTTGCGGCGTGTGCCGGTGTAATAAAGGATG GTCAGGTCCGAAATGTGATTGCTCTATCGAAGACGAAGCCGCCTCGGCTGCTTTATCATCTCAATGTCGTGAGCCCAATGTGACTCGCGCCATTCTGTGCTCAGGCTTTGGGGAGTGTGTGTGTGGCCAGTGCGAGTGCGACGCTGGCTCTAACGGTCGCTACTGCCAGTGTAAGGCTTGTCCGAAAAGTAG AGTGAACAACGTAGAGTGCGGTGGCATAGAGCGAGGCGTGTGCGTTTGCGGCGAGTGCGCGTGCGTCAACGGCTGGAGCGGAGACTCCTGCGATTGTACGGAGAGTACCGACACGTGCGTCGCGCCTGGCTCTGACGATGTGTGCTCTGGACATGGCGAATGTGTTTGTG GCCAGTGTAAATGTTTCAAAGCAGACCAAGGCACAGCCTACTCGGGCGCGTTCTGCGAAACCTGTGCAAACTGTGTGAATCCTTTGTGCGCTAACGCAGAGCCGTGCATCCTGTGCCATTTGAACAGCAGTTGCACAGATATTTGTACCATTGGAAACGTTAACTATACGGTTAGCGAAAGGATGAATGAAG CCCCAAATATAAACGACACAACGTGTATATTGCGCCAAGAAGAAAACAGCTTGAATTGTGAATATAGATACACCTACAGAGCCGCCGGCAAATCCATGATAGCTATGGAGATGGTAATCATAGCCAAAGAGTGCACACAGCCAACCAGCGCGATGATTATGACAAACGCcttgataattatgatgtgCGTCATAGCCATCGGCGTCATAATTATTTTAGGGGTCAAGTCAGCCCAAGTCGTGTCAGACAGACGGGCGTACGCCAAGTTTATGCAAGAAGCCCAAGAGAGCAGGAAGAACATGCAAGAATTGAACCCTCTGTACAAGTCGCCAATTTCAGAGTTCAGATTACCAGAGTCGTATCCGAGAGATCGACACGACttatag
- the LOC112045271 gene encoding integrin beta-nu isoform X1, which translates to MFFRFSVIRELCIISIVGYVSGQVQQQILNKLACIEHEECGPCLSAAAHCRWCADPYYSSSVPRCNDDETLVADGCAQNMIQRPYMSIWDVVQNHTLQDISPDSPEAVVQIQPQKISFSLKPRETKIIKFSYRPAKNYPLDLYYLMDLTWSMKDDKETLVSLRDDLPILLKNLTDNFRLGFGSFAEKPIMPFISVDPRRLENPCAVEEEACEATYSYKHHLSLTNQVNEFIEKVNRSSVTANLDNAEAQLDALVQAITCDEQVGWSPHSRKIVILLSDGLMHTAGDGKLGGASMKNDEECHLDKNGYYSVAGIYDYPSIAQVYRLLDKYKVNVIFAVTEDVKSHYDSLHELLRDYTYVAKLERDSSNILKLVKLGYEDIVSVVNFEDDSVAGPVKVKYLTDCGVKGGSIDEATRCTGVKYGMTLNYEAHVSLESCPEYKKSKQTITISESQLGQDSLTLEVEIQCGCDCEGDSQQGILLRCSPNSHLVCGVCRCNKGWSGPKCDCSIEDEAASAALSSQCREPNVTRAILCSGFGECVCGQCECDAGSNGRYCQCKACPKSRVNNVECGGIERGVCVCGECACVNGWSGDSCDCTESTDTCVAPGSDDVCSGHGECVCGQCKCFKADQGTAYSGAFCETCANCVNPLCANAEPCILCHLNSSCTDICTIGNVNYTVSERMNEAPNINDTTCILRQEENSLNCEYRYTYRAAGKSMIAMEMVIIAKECTQPTSAMIMTNALIIMMCVIAIGVIIILGVKSAQVVSDRRAYAKFMQEAQESRKNMQELNPLYKSPISEFRLPESYPRDRHDL; encoded by the exons GTTGGTCGCAGATGGTTGCGCTCAGAATATGATTCAGCGTCCATACATGTCGATATGGGATGTCGTTCAGAATCACACACTACAAGACATATCGCCGGACAGCCCCGAAGCAGTTGTGCAAATACAGCCGCAAAAAATTAGTTTCTCGTTAAAACCAC gtgAAACGAAAATAATCAAGTTTTCTTATAGACCAGCAAAGAATTACCCGTTAGACTTGTATTACTTGATGGATCTCACTTGGTCTATGAAGGACGACAAAGAGACTCTAGTGTCTCTGAGGGACGATCTCCCAATTTTGCTGAAGAACCTTACAGATAATTTTAG aTTAGGTTTTGGCAGTTTCGCGGAAAAGCCGATTATGCCATTCATTAGCGTGGATCCACGTCGATTGGAAAACCCTTGCGCCGTGGAAGAAGAGGCTTGCGAAGCCACTTACAGTTATAAGCACCATTTATCTCTGACTAATCAG GTAAATGAGTTTATAGAGAAAGTAAACAGAAGCTCAGTGACAGCCAACCTGGACAACGCGGAGGCGCAGTTAGATGCATTAGTGCAAGCTATCACCTGCGACGAGCAAGTTGGCTGGTCGCCGCATAGCAGGAAAATTGTCATACTGTTGTCGGATGGGTTGATGCATACTGCGGGAGACGGGAAGTTAG GTGGTGCTTCAATGAAAAACGACGAAGAATGCCATCTAGATAAAAACGGTTACTATTCCGTTGCCGGTATATACGATTATCCGTCCATAGCGCAAGTGTACCGACTGTTAGATAAGTACAAG GTAAACGTAATTTTCGCGGTCACAGAAGACGTGAAAAGCCATTACGACAGCTTGCACGAACTGCTAAGAGACTATACCTACGTCGCGAAACTTGAGAGAGACAGTTCGAATATACTGAAGCTAGTCAAGTTGGGATATGAAGACATCGTGAGCGTTGTCAACTTTGAAGACGACTCAGTCGCGGGCCCTGTAAAGGTTAAATACTTAACCGATTGCGGAGTGAAAGGAGGTTCCATTGATGAAGCAACACGTTGCACCGGCGTCAAGTATGGCATGACTCTTAATTACGAGGCCCATGTCAGTTTGGAATCTTGTCCGGAATACAAAAAG tcaAAACAAACGATCACAATATCAGAGAGTCAGTTGGGTCAGGACTCCCTGACCTTGGAGGTGGAGATCCAGTGCGGATGCGACTGTGAGGGCGACTCGCAGCAGGGCATCCTGCTCAGGTGCTCTCCCAACTCACACTTAGTTTGCGGCGTGTGCCGGTGTAATAAAGGATG GTCAGGTCCGAAATGTGATTGCTCTATCGAAGACGAAGCCGCCTCGGCTGCTTTATCATCTCAATGTCGTGAGCCCAATGTGACTCGCGCCATTCTGTGCTCAGGCTTTGGGGAGTGTGTGTGTGGCCAGTGCGAGTGCGACGCTGGCTCTAACGGTCGCTACTGCCAGTGTAAGGCTTGTCCGAAAAGTAG AGTGAACAACGTAGAGTGCGGTGGCATAGAGCGAGGCGTGTGCGTTTGCGGCGAGTGCGCGTGCGTCAACGGCTGGAGCGGAGACTCCTGCGATTGTACGGAGAGTACCGACACGTGCGTCGCGCCTGGCTCTGACGATGTGTGCTCTGGACATGGCGAATGTGTTTGTG GCCAGTGTAAATGTTTCAAAGCAGACCAAGGCACAGCCTACTCGGGCGCGTTCTGCGAAACCTGTGCAAACTGTGTGAATCCTTTGTGCGCTAACGCAGAGCCGTGCATCCTGTGCCATTTGAACAGCAGTTGCACAGATATTTGTACCATTGGAAACGTTAACTATACGGTTAGCGAAAGGATGAATGAAG CCCCAAATATAAACGACACAACGTGTATATTGCGCCAAGAAGAAAACAGCTTGAATTGTGAATATAGATACACCTACAGAGCCGCCGGCAAATCCATGATAGCTATGGAGATGGTAATCATAGCCAAAGAGTGCACACAGCCAACCAGCGCGATGATTATGACAAACGCcttgataattatgatgtgCGTCATAGCCATCGGCGTCATAATTATTTTAGGGGTCAAGTCAGCCCAAGTCGTGTCAGACAGACGGGCGTACGCCAAGTTTATGCAAGAAGCCCAAGAGAGCAGGAAGAACATGCAAGAATTGAACCCTCTGTACAAGTCGCCAATTTCAGAGTTCAGATTACCAGAGTCGTATCCGAGAGATCGACACGACttatag